One region of Epilithonimonas zeae genomic DNA includes:
- a CDS encoding NUDIX hydrolase yields the protein MNPNFIHTYLSVDCVVFGFDFENKLNILLVQRHVEDIPVEQQKKLPGSLIYSNEDVDDAANRVLLELTGIKKMVLKQFKCFADPNRASNQNDIKWMGEEYKHNIDRIITVAYLSLCRIDHKINSTKYDTVDWHPIDKVPQLPFDHNKIIDESLIEIRKWIDSDFSIIFVLLPKKFTIRQLYQLYNALSEKKIDIKNFHKKISSFSYIIPLDEIETNVSHRAARYYKFDPKIYKKTQNKLIK from the coding sequence ATGAATCCAAATTTCATTCATACTTATTTATCTGTGGACTGTGTAGTCTTTGGTTTTGATTTTGAGAATAAACTTAACATTCTCTTGGTGCAACGCCACGTGGAAGATATTCCTGTAGAACAACAGAAAAAATTACCTGGCAGCCTTATCTATAGTAATGAGGATGTAGATGATGCAGCAAACCGAGTTCTATTGGAATTGACGGGGATCAAAAAAATGGTTCTGAAGCAATTTAAGTGTTTTGCAGACCCTAATCGTGCGAGCAATCAAAATGATATCAAATGGATGGGAGAAGAGTACAAACATAATATAGACAGAATCATTACTGTAGCTTATCTTTCATTATGCCGTATTGACCATAAAATAAACAGTACAAAGTATGATACTGTAGATTGGCATCCTATAGACAAAGTTCCGCAACTACCATTTGATCACAATAAAATTATAGACGAATCTCTAATAGAAATAAGAAAGTGGATCGATTCTGATTTTTCTATCATCTTTGTGCTCCTGCCAAAAAAATTTACAATCAGACAATTGTATCAGCTATATAACGCTTTGAGTGAGAAGAAAATAGATATTAAGAATTTTCATAAAAAAATCTCCTCATTCAGTTATATCATTCCGTTAGACGAGATAGAAACCAATGTATCGCACCGTGCAGCAAGATATTACAAGTTCGATCCGAAAATCTACAAAAAAACTCAAAATAAATTAATCAAATAA
- a CDS encoding xylulokinase — protein sequence MYLLGFDIGSSSVKVCLIEASSGKVIASDFSPKKEMKIIAEQPGWAEQNPSDWWTNLKLAHQSVMSHANIEPEDIKGIGITWQMHGLILVDKDQNVLRPSIIWCDSRAVPYGEKAFKEIGEEKCLSHLLNSPGNFTASKLAWVKENEPELFDKIDKIMLPGDYIAMKLSGEIGITVEGLSEGIFWDFKNNCISEDVINYYGIPKSFFPEIVPTFGIQSTVSLSAAEELGLKEGTPISYRAGDQPNNALSLNVFNPGEIASTAGTSGVVYGVLDKLDYDKLSRVNTFAHVNHTEEQMRLGVLLCINGTGILNSWLKHNFATSLSSYGDMNELASLSPIGSKGLSIIPFGNGAERVLENKDTRCSIHGINFNIHSKGDVLRAAQEAIVFSYEYGMNIMRDMGMNINVIRAGNANMFLSSIFRQSLASVSNATIELFDTDGAVGAARAAGMGIGFYADSKEAFSSLEKITVIEPEHEKREQYLEAYERWKDHLQEII from the coding sequence ATGTATTTATTAGGATTCGATATCGGCAGTTCATCTGTAAAAGTTTGTCTTATTGAGGCATCCAGCGGCAAAGTCATTGCATCTGATTTTTCTCCTAAAAAAGAGATGAAGATCATTGCAGAACAACCGGGATGGGCAGAGCAAAATCCTTCCGATTGGTGGACTAATCTTAAACTGGCGCATCAGTCTGTAATGTCTCACGCAAATATTGAGCCAGAAGATATCAAGGGAATCGGGATTACTTGGCAGATGCACGGATTGATTTTGGTAGATAAAGATCAGAATGTTCTCCGTCCTTCCATCATCTGGTGTGACAGCCGCGCAGTTCCTTATGGCGAAAAAGCGTTTAAAGAAATTGGCGAAGAAAAATGTTTGTCTCACCTTTTAAACTCACCAGGGAATTTTACAGCTTCCAAATTGGCTTGGGTTAAGGAAAATGAGCCGGAGCTTTTTGATAAGATTGATAAAATAATGTTGCCGGGAGATTACATCGCAATGAAACTTTCCGGCGAAATTGGAATTACTGTAGAAGGACTTTCCGAAGGGATTTTCTGGGATTTTAAAAACAATTGTATCTCCGAAGATGTTATTAATTATTACGGAATTCCGAAGAGCTTCTTTCCAGAGATCGTTCCAACATTTGGAATTCAGTCTACTGTTTCTTTATCTGCAGCAGAAGAATTAGGATTAAAAGAAGGAACTCCAATTTCGTACAGAGCCGGAGACCAGCCGAATAATGCATTATCGCTTAATGTTTTCAATCCGGGAGAAATTGCTTCCACAGCAGGAACTTCAGGCGTTGTTTACGGCGTTTTGGATAAGTTGGATTATGATAAATTATCAAGAGTTAATACGTTCGCACACGTCAATCATACAGAGGAGCAGATGAGATTGGGCGTTTTACTTTGCATCAACGGAACAGGAATTCTTAATTCTTGGTTGAAGCACAACTTCGCAACTTCATTATCATCTTATGGCGATATGAATGAGTTAGCTTCACTTTCTCCGATCGGTTCGAAAGGTTTGAGCATTATTCCATTTGGGAACGGTGCCGAAAGAGTTTTAGAAAATAAAGATACTAGATGTTCAATCCACGGAATTAATTTTAATATTCATTCAAAAGGTGATGTTCTTCGCGCTGCACAGGAAGCCATCGTTTTTTCTTATGAATATGGGATGAACATTATGAGAGATATGGGAATGAACATCAATGTCATCCGTGCCGGGAATGCCAATATGTTTTTAAGTTCCATTTTCCGCCAGTCATTGGCGAGTGTGAGCAATGCAACAATTGAACTGTTTGATACAGACGGAGCAGTTGGTGCCGCAAGAGCTGCAGGAATGGGAATCGGTTTTTATGCAGATTCCAAAGAAGCATTTTCCTCGTTAGAAAAAATCACTGTTATAGAGCCTGAACACGAAAAAAGAGAACAATACCTGGAAGCCTATGAGAGGTGGAAAGATCATCTTCAAGAAATAATTTAA
- the xylA gene encoding xylose isomerase: protein MNISKEAKAFFPGVDQIRFEGRESRNPLAFRYYDADQVVMGKPMKEWMRFAMAWWHTLCADGSDPFGGPTIHHPWSQGTDAVSKAKYKMDAGFEFMQKMGFGYYCFHDIDLVDPADNWRDYEKNLQAIVDYAKEKQSETGIKLLWGTANVFTHERYMNGASTNPNFDVVACAGTQVKNSIDATIALGGENYVFWGGREGYMSLLNTDMKREKEHLARFLTMSRDYARSQGFQGTFLIEPKPMEPTKHQYDYDAETVIGFLKSHGLEKDFKLNLEVNHATLAGHTFEHELQAAVDAGMLGSIDANRGDYQNGWDTDQFPIDYFELAQAWLVILPSGGLGSGGVNFDAKIRRNSVDADDLFIAHVAGMDAFAKGLLVAADILENSDYNKLRTDRYSSFDSGNGKAFEEGRLTLQDLQKIAHESGEPLPKSGKQELFEAIVNMYI from the coding sequence ATGAACATTTCAAAAGAAGCAAAAGCGTTTTTTCCGGGGGTAGATCAAATCAGATTTGAAGGTAGAGAGAGTAGAAATCCTTTGGCGTTTCGCTATTATGATGCAGATCAGGTTGTGATGGGAAAACCAATGAAAGAATGGATGCGTTTTGCAATGGCTTGGTGGCACACACTATGTGCAGACGGTAGCGACCCTTTCGGAGGACCTACAATTCACCACCCTTGGAGCCAGGGAACCGATGCCGTTTCCAAAGCCAAATACAAAATGGATGCTGGCTTTGAGTTTATGCAAAAAATGGGATTCGGATATTACTGTTTCCACGACATCGATTTGGTAGATCCTGCAGACAACTGGAGAGATTATGAAAAAAATCTTCAAGCTATTGTAGATTATGCTAAAGAAAAACAATCAGAAACTGGTATCAAATTACTTTGGGGAACGGCTAATGTTTTCACGCACGAGAGATATATGAACGGCGCTTCTACCAATCCAAACTTTGATGTTGTGGCTTGTGCAGGAACTCAGGTTAAGAATTCTATCGATGCGACGATTGCGCTAGGAGGAGAAAATTATGTTTTCTGGGGTGGAAGAGAAGGTTATATGAGCCTTCTGAATACCGATATGAAGCGTGAAAAAGAACACCTTGCCCGTTTCCTTACCATGTCTCGTGACTATGCAAGAAGTCAAGGTTTCCAGGGAACTTTCCTTATCGAACCAAAGCCGATGGAACCTACAAAACACCAATACGATTACGATGCAGAAACGGTCATTGGATTCTTGAAAAGCCACGGTTTAGAAAAAGATTTCAAATTAAACCTTGAAGTAAACCACGCAACATTAGCAGGGCACACTTTCGAGCACGAACTTCAGGCAGCGGTTGATGCAGGAATGTTAGGAAGCATAGATGCCAACAGAGGAGATTATCAAAACGGATGGGATACAGACCAGTTCCCAATCGATTATTTTGAGCTGGCTCAGGCTTGGTTGGTAATTCTTCCAAGTGGAGGTTTAGGTTCAGGAGGAGTCAACTTCGATGCAAAAATCCGTCGTAATTCTGTAGATGCAGATGATCTTTTCATCGCTCACGTTGCAGGTATGGATGCTTTTGCAAAAGGACTTTTGGTAGCAGCAGATATTCTTGAGAATTCGGATTACAACAAATTGAGAACAGATAGATATTCATCATTTGATAGCGGAAATGGGAAAGCATTTGAAGAAGGCAGATTGACTCTGCAGGATCTTCAGAAAATTGCCCACGAATCTGGAGAACCTTTGCCAAAAAGTGGTAAACAGGAACTTTTCGAGGCTATCGTGAATATGTATATCTAA